From Asterias rubens chromosome 3, eAstRub1.3, whole genome shotgun sequence, the proteins below share one genomic window:
- the LOC117288338 gene encoding cholinesterase 1-like: MFGKSLTTVLLGFLVGFVASQQAQVMVEQGALFGETKTFMENEFINVTKNINVFRGVPFAEPPVGPLRFAAPMMKAGWGEGVWNATYFRDSCIQYNTDTRFDLPTSEDCLYLNIYAPMPAPTEGLPVMVWFHGGGFTSGSANLAIFNGMPLAAVGDVIIVTVNSRLGLFGYMTTDDEVVPGNNGAKDQVMALKWVQENIAAFGGDSNRVTIFGQGTGAEGVNLMMLSEMATGLFSQAIMQSGAAFWPWDTQLLKPILRGEAFRVGQALGCMSTESSSLVSCLREVEATQLLAKAVELQVRSIYVDDGEFLEAKPAELYAAGKFNPAKVIMGTNADDGSIILLSEPIIAENYFLSETLPFINREDLENGLRTQLIEYTGVSNPEHLINAIEAMYLDWSQADNATAGFARSAMNFDTDFLFACPTNKVARTYAEAGNDVFLYEMSHKPSVSIYDNMGYGPGWLGASYAEEIMYMFGVPFGPARTHFTELQHEEKEFSVKMMEFWTNFAKNGNPGVKMSGFPPVSSDDYWPKLTIPGLMYKDLNLVLTVDRALKARECNFMNNYLVQLQTMFGALPEVEREWKQSYSTWKYEDLADWKNEFNQYKAIRGM, translated from the exons ATGTTCGGTAAATCTTTGACAACTGTCTTGCTGGGGTTCTTGGTGGGCTTCGTAGCCTCCCAGCAAGCGCAGGTCATGGTGGAGCAAGGTGCTCTCTTTGGTGAGACCAAGACATTCATGGAAAATGAGTTCATCAACGTCACCAAGAACATCAACGTCTTCAGGGGTGTGCCTTTTGCCGAGCCACCCGTTGGACCTCTGCGATTCGCGGCCCCGATGATGAAGGCTGGTTGGGGTGAGGGCGTTTGGAACGCTACCTACTTCAGAGATTCTTGCATTCAGTACAATACTGATACAAGATTTGATCTTCCTACTAGTGAGGACTgtctgtatctcaacatctacGCACCAATGCCAGCACCA ACAGAGGGCCTCCCTGTTATGGTGTGGTTCCATGGCGGTGGCTTCACATCAGGCAGTGCCAATCTGGCAATTTTTAACGGCATGCCATTGGCTGCTGTGGGTGACGTCATTATCGTCACGGTCAACTCTCGTCTCGGCCTGTTTGGATACATGACTACAG ATGACGAGGTAGTACCTGGTAACAATGGTGCCAAAGATCAGGTTATGGCTTTGAAATGGGTCCAGGAAAACATCGCAG CTTTCGGAGGTGACAGTAACCGGGTTACCATCTTTGGTCAAGGAACTGGAGCAGAAGGAGTTAATTTGATGATGCTCTCTGAGATGGCTACAGGGCTATTCAGTCAAGCTATTATGCAG AGCGGGGCTGCTTTCTGGCCCTGGGACACTCAACTTCTCAAGCCCATCCTTCGAGGGGAAGCCTTTAGAGTTGGACAAGCACTTGGTTGCATGAGCACAGAGAGCTCCTCTCTTGTTTCTTGTCTGCGCGAGGTCGAAGCCACTCAATTGTTAGCCAAAGCCGTGGAG CTGCAAGTTCGATCAATATACGTTGATGACGGTGAATTCCTGGAAGCCAAGCCAGCCGAGCTGTACGCCGCGGGGAAGTTCAACCCCGCCAAGGTTATCATGGGTACAAACGCTGACGATGGCTCGATTATACTCCTGAGCGAACCCATCATAGCTGAAAATTACTTCCTCTCTGAAACTCTCCCGTTCATCAATAGAGAAGACCTTGAGAATGGTCTTAGAACACAGCTTATAGAATACACTG GAGTGTCCAATCCGGAGCATTTGATAAACGCAATCGAAGCCATGTATCTGGACTGGTCCCAAGCCGACAACGCAACCGCTGGTTTCGCCAGATCAGCAATGAATTTCGACACAGACTTCTTATTCGCCTGCCCGACCAACAAAGTGGCTCGCACCTACGCTGAAGCTGGTAATGATGTGTTTTTGTATGAGATGTCACACAAGCCAAGCGTCTCGATCTACGACAACATGGGCTACGGACCGGGTTGGTTGGGTGCCTCATACGCCGAGGAAATCATGTACATGTTCGGTGTACCTTTCGGCCCCGCTAGAACCCATTTTACGGAACTCCAACATGAGGAGAAGGAATTTTCCGTCAAAATGATGGAGTTCTGGACCAACTTTGCCAAGAATGG AAACCCCGGTGTAAAGATGTCTGGCTTCCCACCTGTGTCAAGTGATGACTACTGGCCGAAGCTGACCATCCCAGGGTTGATGTACAAGGACCTCAACTTGGTCTTGACTGTGGATCGTGCCCTGAAGGCTAGAGAGTGCAACTTCATGAACAATTACTTGGTGCAGCTCCAGACAATGTTTG gtGCCTTGCCTGAAGTTGAGCGTGAATGGAAGCAGTCATACAGCACCTGGAAGTACGAAGATCTGGCTGACTGGAAGAATGAGTTCAATCAGTATAAAGCGATCAGAGGCATGTAG